One segment of Cetobacterium sp. NK01 DNA contains the following:
- a CDS encoding Bax inhibitor-1/YccA family protein produces MYSSVEISTKNSFLRKVFMQMFLGLLITGGVSWYVVQSQPLISFVANYMTFIIVAELLLVLGLNFGINKISSGTAKLLFVAYSAMNGLVLSVVMLIYSPYSILYVLGVTSLIFVGMTIYGLKTKEDLSSYDGFFKGGLITLVIVSLLNLFLKISILGWFISVCAVVLFTALIAYDINRIVKIFQDNNLTEEDYNKFSTIGALMLYLDFVNLFLNLLRLFGRRNN; encoded by the coding sequence ATGTATAGTTCAGTTGAGATTTCAACAAAAAATAGTTTTCTAAGAAAAGTTTTTATGCAGATGTTTTTAGGGCTTTTAATCACAGGGGGTGTTTCTTGGTATGTTGTTCAAAGTCAACCACTGATATCTTTTGTTGCTAACTATATGACTTTCATAATAGTAGCAGAATTATTATTAGTTCTTGGTTTAAACTTTGGAATAAATAAAATAAGTAGTGGTACAGCTAAGCTTCTTTTTGTGGCTTATTCTGCAATGAACGGTCTTGTATTATCTGTTGTTATGTTGATATATAGTCCTTACTCAATACTTTATGTGTTAGGGGTCACATCTTTAATATTTGTAGGAATGACAATTTATGGATTAAAAACTAAAGAGGATCTATCATCATATGATGGTTTCTTCAAAGGTGGACTTATAACTTTAGTTATTGTCTCTCTCCTAAACTTATTTTTAAAAATATCAATTCTTGGTTGGTTTATATCAGTATGTGCAGTAGTTTTATTCACAGCATTAATAGCTTATGATATAAATAGAATTGTAAAGATATTCCAAGATAACAATTTAACAGAGGAAGACTATAATAAATTTTCAACAATTGGAGCTTTAATGCTTTACCTTGACTTTGTTAACCTGTTCCTAAATCTATTAAGATTATTTGGTAGAAGAAACAATTAA
- a CDS encoding HU family DNA-binding protein, with protein sequence MTKKEFIDLFAKTGEYTKKDAEKAVKLFLDLVEQKLVEGEPVSFIGWGKFEVVTRAARHVRNPQTGKKMKLKEKKVVKFRVGKTLEEKIV encoded by the coding sequence ATGACTAAAAAAGAGTTTATCGATTTATTTGCAAAAACAGGTGAATACACTAAAAAAGATGCAGAGAAGGCAGTTAAGTTATTTTTAGATTTAGTTGAACAAAAGCTAGTTGAAGGTGAACCAGTATCATTTATAGGTTGGGGAAAGTTCGAAGTAGTTACTAGAGCAGCCAGACACGTAAGAAACCCACAAACAGGTAAGAAAATGAAGTTAAAAGAGAAAAAAGTTGTTAAATTTAGAGTTGGAAAAACTTTAGAGGAAAAAATAGTATAG
- a CDS encoding HD domain-containing protein has protein sequence MERIQKQMAFLFEIDKVKDIFRQSLIVNGKREENDAEHSWHMALVALTIKEYFQGEVDLEKSLKMILIHDLVEIYAGDTPAFGEVRPDKKEEEIKAAVKLFSLLPDDQKDEFLNLWLEFEECQSNEAKFANVCDRYQGFMQNLTSDGHTWKKFNAPMERVLKRAEVIKIYVPELYEKVMLPEFLKYQERGIIK, from the coding sequence ATGGAAAGAATTCAAAAACAGATGGCATTTTTATTTGAAATTGATAAAGTTAAAGATATCTTTAGACAATCACTTATTGTAAATGGAAAAAGAGAGGAAAATGATGCAGAACATAGTTGGCACATGGCTCTAGTTGCTTTAACAATAAAAGAGTATTTTCAAGGAGAAGTAGATCTAGAGAAGTCTTTAAAGATGATACTAATACATGATTTAGTTGAAATTTATGCAGGAGATACCCCAGCTTTTGGAGAGGTTAGACCTGATAAGAAAGAGGAGGAGATAAAAGCTGCTGTAAAACTTTTCTCTCTCCTACCAGACGATCAAAAAGATGAGTTTTTAAATCTTTGGTTAGAGTTTGAAGAGTGCCAAAGCAATGAGGCTAAATTTGCTAATGTGTGTGATAGATACCAAGGGTTTATGCAAAATTTAACTTCAGATGGTCATACTTGGAAAAAATTTAATGCTCCTATGGAAAGAGTTTTAAAAAGAGCAGAAGTTATAAAAATATACGTTCCTGAACTGTATGAAAAAGTTATGCTACCTGAATTTTTAAAGTATCAGGAGAGAGGAATAATTAAGTAA
- a CDS encoding DEAD/DEAH box helicase, which translates to MNNFNVLNVNKNIIELLSKKGIKEPTDIQKEAIPAALNGKDIIAQAATGSGKTLAFIIPIIQNLNSNVKTPQSLIVTPTRELAIQIAEECDKINFDNKKIMLAYGGREIAGQIESLKSGVDVVIGTPGRLVDLIERKAIDLSKIKTLVLDEVDQILMMGFRNEIDKIIEVCSRKRQTLCFSATIDSTVKKVAYRITKEPLNIVIESKENKLANINQHLIKTSDRRKLDTLCSLLNDTNPFMGIIFCRTKVRVDSLEEELSARGYSCQKLHSDIPQAKREKIMKAFKDVEFQFLVATDVAARGVDITGVTHIFNYDITEDVESYIHRIGRTGRAGEKGESYLFVTERNEDMLKDIENTIGFTIPEIEIEFAQGVMSTLELPKKKYNKKINARTKNIEEQKKRYRR; encoded by the coding sequence GTGAATAATTTTAATGTTTTAAATGTTAATAAAAATATAATAGAACTATTGAGTAAAAAGGGTATAAAAGAACCTACTGACATACAAAAAGAAGCTATCCCAGCAGCTTTAAATGGAAAAGATATAATAGCCCAAGCTGCTACAGGAAGTGGTAAAACTTTAGCCTTTATAATTCCTATTATACAAAATTTGAACAGTAATGTAAAAACTCCTCAAAGTTTAATTGTAACTCCAACTAGAGAGTTAGCAATACAAATAGCTGAAGAGTGTGATAAAATTAATTTTGACAATAAAAAAATAATGCTTGCATATGGTGGAAGAGAGATTGCAGGACAAATAGAAAGTTTAAAATCTGGAGTTGATGTTGTTATAGGAACTCCTGGAAGATTAGTAGATTTAATAGAAAGAAAAGCCATTGATCTATCAAAGATCAAAACTTTAGTTTTAGATGAGGTAGACCAAATTTTAATGATGGGATTTAGAAATGAGATTGATAAAATTATAGAAGTTTGCAGTAGAAAAAGGCAAACGCTTTGTTTCTCTGCAACAATAGATTCAACAGTAAAAAAAGTAGCCTATAGAATAACTAAAGAGCCTTTAAATATTGTTATTGAAAGTAAAGAAAATAAATTAGCTAATATAAATCAACATCTTATTAAAACATCAGATAGAAGAAAGTTAGACACTCTTTGTTCTTTATTAAATGATACAAATCCATTTATGGGAATTATCTTCTGTAGAACTAAGGTTAGAGTTGATAGTTTAGAGGAAGAGCTATCAGCTAGAGGATATTCTTGTCAAAAATTACACAGTGATATTCCTCAAGCAAAAAGAGAGAAAATAATGAAAGCCTTTAAAGATGTTGAGTTCCAATTTTTAGTTGCAACAGATGTTGCAGCAAGAGGGGTAGATATAACAGGAGTTACACATATATTTAACTATGATATAACAGAGGATGTTGAAAGTTATATCCATAGAATAGGTAGAACTGGTAGAGCTGGAGAAAAAGGAGAATCTTATCTTTTTGTTACAGAAAGAAATGAAGATATGTTAAAAGATATAGAGAACACAATTGGTTTTACTATTCCTGAAATTGAAATAGAATTTGCTCAAGGTGTTATGTCAACACTAGAACTACCTAAAAAGAAGTATAATAAGAAAATAAACGCAAGAACAAAAAATATAGAAGAGCAAAAAAAGCGTTATAGAAGATAG
- a CDS encoding NAD(P)/FAD-dependent oxidoreductase, with translation MKVIINNINVSIEKDQNLELEKEIIKRGIKADNIEKIEYSKRSIDSRKKTDIKFVYNIEVTLKKDVDVSSLTNVNLAKEIEEPTYKAKDGIERVAVIGAGPAGLFAALRLCELGIKPIVYERGEKVDDRDKTINEFIKFSMLNPNSNIQFGEGGAGTYSDGKLNTRVKSGYMNKIFLELVANGAQEQILWDYKPHVGTDVLKVVVKNLREKIIELGGEFYFNTLIKDVVILNGKVMGIKIQNVKSPIEVEETILYDHVILAIGHSSRDTYRMLHKNGVFMENKPFAIGARIEHPRVDIDSMQYGKMADHPNLEAATYSLTYNNRDEERGIFSFCMCPGGVIVNAASQEGGTLVNGMSYSQRDGRFSNSALVVGVKANEFGDELFSGMEYQDQLEKKTYDIIGNYGALYQNTLDFLKGKTTNRKIESSYEMELKSYDLNNLFPEVISKNMKMAMGYWEKTQRNFISAHANLIGPETRTSAPVKVTRNEFGESINTKGLYPIGEGAGYAGGIISAAIDGFKIVDLAFTTVE, from the coding sequence GTGAAAGTCATTATAAACAACATCAATGTCTCTATTGAAAAAGATCAAAACCTTGAACTAGAAAAAGAGATAATTAAAAGAGGAATAAAAGCTGATAATATAGAAAAAATTGAATATTCAAAAAGATCAATAGATAGTAGAAAAAAAACAGATATAAAGTTTGTTTACAATATAGAAGTTACATTAAAAAAAGATGTAGATGTTTCATCGTTAACTAATGTAAATTTAGCAAAAGAGATAGAAGAACCTACTTATAAAGCAAAAGATGGAATAGAAAGAGTTGCTGTAATAGGTGCTGGACCAGCTGGACTTTTTGCAGCTCTTAGACTTTGTGAACTTGGAATAAAACCCATAGTTTATGAACGTGGAGAAAAAGTTGACGATAGAGATAAAACTATTAATGAATTTATAAAGTTTAGTATGCTTAATCCTAATTCCAATATCCAATTTGGAGAGGGAGGAGCTGGAACATATTCAGATGGTAAACTAAACACAAGAGTTAAAAGTGGATATATGAATAAAATATTTTTAGAGTTAGTTGCCAATGGTGCCCAAGAGCAGATTCTTTGGGATTATAAACCGCATGTTGGAACTGATGTTTTAAAAGTAGTTGTTAAAAACTTAAGAGAAAAGATTATAGAGTTAGGTGGAGAGTTTTATTTTAATACTCTTATAAAAGATGTAGTTATTTTAAATGGAAAAGTCATGGGAATTAAAATCCAAAATGTGAAATCACCTATTGAGGTTGAAGAAACTATTTTATATGATCATGTGATTTTAGCTATTGGACACTCTTCTAGAGATACTTATAGAATGCTTCATAAAAATGGTGTATTCATGGAAAATAAACCTTTTGCTATTGGAGCTAGAATAGAGCATCCAAGAGTGGATATTGATTCTATGCAATATGGGAAAATGGCAGACCACCCAAATTTAGAAGCTGCAACGTACAGTTTAACTTATAATAATAGAGATGAAGAAAGAGGGATATTCTCTTTCTGTATGTGTCCAGGTGGAGTTATTGTAAATGCTGCCTCACAAGAGGGAGGAACCTTAGTTAATGGAATGAGTTATTCTCAAAGAGATGGTAGATTCTCAAACTCTGCTTTAGTTGTTGGAGTTAAAGCCAATGAATTTGGAGATGAGCTTTTCTCTGGAATGGAATACCAAGATCAACTTGAAAAGAAAACTTATGATATAATTGGAAATTATGGAGCACTATATCAAAATACTCTGGATTTCTTAAAGGGTAAAACTACTAATAGAAAAATCGAATCTAGCTATGAGATGGAATTAAAAAGTTATGATTTAAATAACCTTTTCCCAGAAGTAATATCTAAAAATATGAAAATGGCTATGGGATATTGGGAAAAAACTCAAAGAAACTTTATAAGTGCTCATGCTAATTTAATTGGTCCTGAGACTAGAACTTCCGCTCCTGTAAAAGTTACAAGAAATGAGTTTGGAGAATCTATAAATACAAAAGGTCTTTATCCAATAGGAGAGGGAGCTGGATATGCAGGTGGAATCATAAGTGCTGCTATAGATGGATTTAAAATAGTGGATTTAGCTTTTACAACTGTAGAATAA
- a CDS encoding carbohydrate kinase family protein — MQDCLSGQKYILVFGASVVDMFGFCNSSYKACDSIPGKIKISFGGVSRNIAENMARVGVKTKFISIIGDDEIGRSMLTHSLKIGYDMRNSLVLEGRSTPTYMAVLDESGEMVSAVADLDSISAMTTDFIDSKAPMIENAAFTFLDADDPINLEYLLTKFEGKTNFILDPISSTKADKVKHLIKHFHTIKPNRVEAEVLSGIKINTREDLEKVGNHFLSLGIKNVFISLDADGIYYTNGKESGTLKATGVTVRNVTGAGDSFVAGLGFGYMNDLPIKETVKFAMAMSIVTISHEETIHPNMGHDLIQEIIAETNWIEN; from the coding sequence ATGCAAGATTGTCTAAGCGGACAAAAGTATATACTAGTTTTTGGAGCTTCTGTTGTCGATATGTTTGGTTTTTGTAATTCATCATATAAGGCCTGCGATTCTATTCCAGGAAAGATAAAGATCTCTTTTGGAGGAGTTTCAAGAAACATAGCTGAAAATATGGCTAGAGTTGGAGTTAAAACTAAATTTATATCTATTATAGGAGATGACGAGATTGGACGTTCAATGTTGACTCACTCTTTAAAAATTGGATATGATATGAGAAACTCTTTAGTTTTAGAAGGAAGAAGTACACCAACTTACATGGCTGTTTTAGATGAGAGTGGAGAAATGGTTTCAGCAGTAGCAGACCTAGATAGTATAAGTGCTATGACAACTGATTTTATAGACTCAAAAGCACCTATGATAGAGAATGCTGCATTTACATTCTTAGATGCTGATGATCCTATTAACTTAGAGTACCTATTAACTAAGTTCGAAGGAAAAACAAACTTTATATTAGATCCTATATCTTCTACAAAAGCTGATAAAGTAAAACATCTTATAAAGCATTTCCACACAATAAAGCCAAATAGAGTTGAAGCAGAGGTTTTATCTGGTATTAAAATCAACACTAGAGAGGATTTAGAAAAAGTTGGAAATCATTTCTTATCTTTAGGAATAAAAAATGTATTTATAAGTTTAGATGCCGATGGAATTTACTATACTAATGGTAAAGAGAGCGGAACATTAAAAGCTACTGGAGTTACAGTTAGAAATGTTACTGGAGCAGGAGATTCTTTTGTTGCAGGACTAGGATTTGGTTATATGAATGATCTTCCTATAAAGGAAACTGTTAAGTTCGCTATGGCGATGTCAATTGTTACAATATCTCACGAAGAGACTATCCACCCAAATATGGGGCATGATCTTATTCAAGAGATAATAGCAGAAACAAATTGGATTGAAAATTAA
- a CDS encoding radical SAM protein, which yields MKISKKDALEWFSHLSSLSGDKTEVFKRFSPIIDSTIRQIELAVNKKHQEMKDEIADLKNLKGRTFFVGDQQKFPKGCVSCLFGDGLGGIRKTHQCNLLCKFCYYHDNIDNQEPIPDGMWEIGETLYYEEDIDLLLSIQKKPSGIAYVYLEPFLDIEKYYGIIKKLSEAGIYQHMYTNGSLCTRENLQKLGEAGLNELRFNLGAVKCSDKVIENMAIAKEYIPMVGIETPMTPEFYEEFQEKKEKILATGIDFINCAELHFGEDNINNYVGERMYMARRGYISPLWSREITFKLMKQACDENWPLVVHDCSNHTKYSRELNKNSKQGQPFGATTYVSEFDRFLPHLFLAVLEDENFEFIDEMDLPENLKLENCLDEIDFLIVDDEDEMYEDFFVEEDEEEEE from the coding sequence ATGAAAATATCAAAAAAAGACGCATTAGAGTGGTTTAGTCATTTATCATCACTTTCTGGAGATAAAACAGAAGTGTTTAAAAGATTTAGCCCAATTATAGATTCAACTATTAGACAGATTGAACTAGCAGTTAATAAAAAACATCAAGAGATGAAAGATGAGATTGCTGATCTAAAAAATTTAAAAGGAAGAACATTCTTTGTTGGAGATCAACAGAAATTCCCTAAAGGATGTGTATCATGTTTATTTGGTGACGGTCTTGGTGGAATAAGAAAAACTCACCAGTGTAATTTACTATGTAAGTTCTGTTACTACCATGACAATATAGATAATCAAGAGCCTATCCCTGATGGAATGTGGGAGATAGGAGAGACTCTTTATTATGAAGAGGATATAGACCTATTATTATCTATACAGAAAAAACCAAGTGGAATAGCTTATGTTTATTTAGAGCCGTTCTTAGATATTGAAAAATATTATGGAATTATAAAAAAGCTAAGTGAAGCTGGAATTTATCAGCATATGTATACGAATGGTTCTTTATGTACAAGAGAGAACTTACAAAAACTTGGTGAAGCTGGATTAAATGAATTAAGATTTAATTTAGGTGCTGTTAAATGTAGTGATAAAGTTATTGAAAATATGGCAATAGCAAAAGAGTACATTCCAATGGTTGGAATAGAGACTCCAATGACTCCAGAATTTTATGAAGAGTTCCAGGAAAAGAAGGAAAAGATTCTAGCAACAGGTATAGACTTTATAAACTGTGCTGAACTTCACTTTGGAGAGGACAATATAAATAACTATGTTGGAGAGAGAATGTATATGGCTAGAAGAGGATATATATCTCCACTTTGGTCAAGAGAGATTACATTTAAACTTATGAAACAAGCTTGTGATGAGAATTGGCCACTAGTTGTTCACGATTGTTCAAATCATACAAAATACTCAAGAGAGTTAAACAAAAACTCTAAACAAGGACAACCTTTTGGTGCAACTACATATGTAAGTGAATTTGATAGATTTTTACCACATCTGTTCCTAGCTGTTTTAGAGGATGAAAACTTTGAGTTCATAGATGAAATGGATCTACCAGAAAATCTAAAGTTAGAGAATTGTTTAGATGAGATAGATTTCCTTATAGTTGATGATGAAGATGAGATGTATGAGGATTTCTTTGTTGAAGAGGATGAGGAAGAAGAGGAGTAG